CCTCGTCGGTCGGCCAGGCCCTTGCGGGCGAACGTCGCGCGCTCGACGCCGTCCACGTACAGCTGGGCGCGGTCCCTCAGGTCCGCGACGCGCAGGGGAAGCGCGGGCCTCGGACCCGGCAGCGCCGCGCGGTGCAGCAGGAAGCCCTGGTGCTGACCGACTTCCTCGAAGCTCGGCACCTGCGGGCTGGAGGTCTCCGTCCCGCCGACCACGTCCAGGACGTCGAACAGGCGCACCGACTTCGTCATGGGCACGGTCCGCGGCGCCAGCGGGTCGGGCGCGGTGGCGGGCGGCGGTGGCAGCGGCGCGTACCTGCCGATCACCTCGCGGAACGCCCAGTACTTCTCGGTGGGCCGGCCGGCCTCGTCCATCGGCGCGTCGTAGTCGTATGAGGTGGTGGTCGGGCGGTAACCGCCGTCGTGCAGGTCGCCATCGGCGTTGGCGCCGGCCCAGAACCCGAAGTTCGTGCCGCCGTGCGCCATGTAGATGTTGACCGACGCGCCGGAGCCCAGGATCTCGGCCAGGGCCGCGGCGGCGTCGGCGGGGTCACGGGTGGTGTGCCGGTCGCCCCAGTGGTCGAACCAGCCGCACCAGAACTCCATGCAGAACAACGGGTCGTGCGGCCGGTGGGCGCGCAGCTCGGCGAACTGCTCCTCGGCGCGGCTGCCGAAATTGGCCGTGGCGAGCACGTCCGGGACCACGCCGCCGGTCAGGAACAACGCGCTCGCGCCGTCCGAGGTGAACAGCGGCACGTCGACACCCCGCGCCACCATGCCGTCGCGCAGGTGGGCGAGGTAGGCCGCGTCCGAGCCGTAGGAGCCGTACTCGTTCTCCACCTGGACCATCACCACGTTGCCGCCCCTGGTGACCTGGTGCGCGGCCAGTCGGGGGACCAGCACGTCGAACCAGTGGTCGACGGCGGCGAGGTAGCCGGAGTCACCGCACCGCACCGGACCCTCCAACCAGGACGGCAGGCCGCCGTTCTCCCACTCGGCGCAGATGTACGGGCCTGGCCGCACGATGGCGTCCAGCCCCGCCTCGGCCGCTCGTTCCAGGAACCGCTCCACATCGGCGAGCCCGTCGAAGTCGTGTCGCCCCGGCGTCGGCTCGTGCAGGTTCCACGGCACGTACGTCTCCACGGTGTTGAGGCCCATGGCCCGCGCCACGGCGAGCCGTTCAGCCCATTGGTCCGGGTGGGTGCGGAAGTAGTGCACGGCGCCGGACAGCACCCGGTGCGGTCGACCGTCACGGAGGAACCCGT
This is a stretch of genomic DNA from Saccharothrix ecbatanensis. It encodes these proteins:
- a CDS encoding glycoside hydrolase family 35 protein; protein product: MTEFTVAPHGFLRDGRPHRVLSGAVHYFRTHPDQWAERLAVARAMGLNTVETYVPWNLHEPTPGRHDFDGLADVERFLERAAEAGLDAIVRPGPYICAEWENGGLPSWLEGPVRCGDSGYLAAVDHWFDVLVPRLAAHQVTRGGNVVMVQVENEYGSYGSDAAYLAHLRDGMVARGVDVPLFTSDGASALFLTGGVVPDVLATANFGSRAEEQFAELRAHRPHDPLFCMEFWCGWFDHWGDRHTTRDPADAAAALAEILGSGASVNIYMAHGGTNFGFWAGANADGDLHDGGYRPTTTSYDYDAPMDEAGRPTEKYWAFREVIGRYAPLPPPPATAPDPLAPRTVPMTKSVRLFDVLDVVGGTETSSPQVPSFEEVGQHQGFLLHRAALPGPRPALPLRVADLRDRAQLYVDGVERATFARKGLADRRGAEAVDVAGPADVELLVEAMGRINYGPLFGERKGVLGGVLHERQFLHGWRTTPIPLTHLPDLPWERGGAGYGPVFFGGTLDVEEPRDAYLSLAGWGKGVVWVNGFNLGRFWEVGPQVTLYLPRPVLRPGVNDVVVLELHPGDNDRSIAVAPGPHLG